The following are encoded together in the Xanthomonas sacchari genome:
- the serA gene encoding phosphoglycerate dehydrogenase, with the protein MSPKKTSFPKQDIRVLLLEGISQTAVDVFRAAGYSQIELHAKSLPEEELKQRIAEAHIVGIRSRTQLSAEVLAHAKRLIAVGCFCIGTNQVDLDAAELAGIPVFNAPYSNTRSVAELVIAEAILLLRGIPQKNAECHRGGWSKSAAGSHETRGKVLGIVGYGHIGTQVGVLAEALGMQVIFHDIETKLSLGNARTATDLDDLLARSDVVTLHVPETAATRDMIGAAQLAQMKPGAHLINASRGTVIDIDALDAALRSGHIGGAAVDVFPIEPKGNGDLFESPLVGHDNVILTPHVGGSTLEAQDNIGVEVAAKLVRYSDNGSTLSAVNFPEVTLPEHAESLRLLHIHRNVPGVLSQINELFSRHNVNIDGQFLRTDPKVGYVVIDVGASEEQAAVLKEELAQVAGTLRTRILY; encoded by the coding sequence ATGTCGCCCAAGAAGACCTCGTTTCCGAAGCAGGATATCCGCGTGCTGCTGCTCGAAGGCATCAGCCAGACCGCCGTCGACGTGTTCCGCGCGGCCGGCTACTCGCAGATCGAACTGCACGCCAAGTCGCTGCCGGAAGAGGAGCTCAAGCAGCGCATCGCCGAGGCGCACATCGTCGGCATCCGCTCGCGCACCCAGCTCAGCGCCGAGGTGCTGGCCCACGCCAAGCGCCTGATCGCGGTCGGCTGCTTCTGCATCGGCACCAACCAGGTCGACCTGGACGCGGCCGAACTGGCCGGCATCCCGGTGTTCAATGCGCCCTACTCCAACACCCGCAGCGTCGCCGAACTGGTGATCGCCGAGGCCATCCTGCTGTTGCGCGGCATTCCGCAGAAGAACGCCGAATGCCACCGCGGCGGCTGGTCGAAGTCGGCCGCCGGCAGCCACGAGACCCGCGGCAAGGTGCTGGGCATCGTCGGCTACGGCCACATCGGCACCCAGGTCGGCGTGCTCGCCGAGGCGCTGGGCATGCAGGTGATCTTCCACGACATCGAGACCAAGCTGTCGCTGGGCAACGCCCGCACCGCCACCGACCTGGACGACCTGCTGGCGCGCTCGGATGTGGTCACCCTGCATGTGCCGGAAACCGCGGCCACCCGCGACATGATCGGCGCGGCGCAACTGGCGCAGATGAAGCCGGGCGCGCACCTGATCAACGCCTCGCGCGGCACCGTCATCGACATCGACGCACTGGACGCGGCGCTGCGCAGCGGCCACATCGGCGGCGCCGCGGTGGACGTGTTCCCGATCGAACCCAAGGGCAACGGCGACCTGTTCGAATCGCCGCTGGTCGGGCACGACAACGTGATCCTGACCCCGCACGTGGGCGGCAGCACGCTGGAGGCGCAGGACAACATCGGCGTGGAAGTGGCGGCCAAGCTGGTGCGCTACAGCGACAACGGCAGCACCCTGTCGGCGGTGAACTTCCCCGAGGTGACCCTGCCCGAGCACGCCGAGAGCCTGCGCCTGCTGCACATCCACCGCAACGTGCCGGGCGTGCTGTCGCAGATCAACGAACTGTTCTCGCGCCACAACGTCAACATCGATGGCCAGTTCCTGCGCACCGACCCCAAGGTCGGCTACGTGGTGATCGACGTCGGCGCAAGCGAGGAGCAGGCGGCGGTGCTGAAGGAGGAACTGGCGCAGGTGGCGGGGACGTTGCGGACGCGCATTCTTTACTAG
- a CDS encoding FAD-binding oxidoreductase, giving the protein MTDPRLDALALAVPGLRLKTDPADLEHYGRDWTRRWTPAPLAIALPATVEEVQAVLRWANEHAVAVVPSGGRTGLSGGAVAAHGELVLSLERMNKALAFDPVDRTLTVQAGMPLEAVHNAAREHGLLYPVDFAARGSCSIGGNIATNAGGIRVIRYGNTREWIAGLKVVTGSGELLELNRGLIKNSSGYDFRQLLIGSEGTLGIVVEATLRLTDPPPPSNVMLLALPSFEVLMQVFAAFRSRLQLEAFEFFTDRALQHVLAHGAQAPFDTVYPYYVVTEYASGNETQEAAALAAFEACMEQGWVLDGVISQSEAQAAQLWRLREGITEAVARYTPYKNDVSVRISAMPAFLARTQALLGEAYPQFEVVWFGHIGDGNLHINVLKPDATAPAEFIAACEQVTKLLAQVLAEHGGSISAEHGIGLVKKPYLDSTRSAEEIALMRAVKRVFDPSGLLNPGKLFDP; this is encoded by the coding sequence ATGACCGACCCGCGCCTGGATGCCCTGGCCCTCGCCGTTCCCGGCCTGCGCCTGAAGACCGATCCCGCCGACCTGGAGCACTACGGCCGCGACTGGACCCGGCGCTGGACCCCGGCGCCGCTGGCGATCGCGCTGCCTGCGACGGTGGAAGAGGTGCAGGCGGTGCTGCGCTGGGCCAACGAGCACGCGGTGGCGGTGGTGCCCTCCGGCGGCCGCACCGGCCTGTCAGGCGGCGCGGTGGCCGCGCATGGCGAACTGGTGCTGAGCCTGGAGCGGATGAACAAGGCGCTGGCGTTCGATCCGGTCGATCGCACCCTCACCGTGCAGGCCGGCATGCCGCTGGAAGCGGTGCACAACGCCGCGCGCGAGCACGGGCTGCTGTACCCGGTGGACTTCGCCGCGCGCGGCTCGTGCTCGATCGGCGGCAACATCGCCACCAACGCCGGCGGCATCCGCGTGATCCGCTACGGCAACACCCGCGAGTGGATCGCCGGGCTGAAGGTGGTCACCGGCAGCGGCGAGCTGCTCGAGCTCAACCGCGGGTTGATCAAGAATTCCAGCGGCTACGATTTCCGCCAGTTGCTGATCGGCTCCGAAGGCACCCTGGGCATCGTGGTCGAGGCCACCCTGCGGCTCACCGATCCGCCGCCGCCGAGCAACGTGATGCTGCTGGCGCTGCCCTCGTTCGAGGTGCTGATGCAGGTGTTCGCCGCGTTCCGCAGCCGGCTGCAGTTGGAGGCGTTCGAGTTCTTCACCGACCGCGCGTTGCAGCACGTGCTCGCGCATGGCGCGCAGGCGCCGTTCGACACGGTCTATCCGTATTACGTGGTCACCGAATACGCCAGCGGCAACGAGACGCAGGAGGCGGCGGCGCTGGCCGCGTTCGAGGCCTGCATGGAGCAGGGCTGGGTGCTGGACGGGGTGATCAGCCAGAGCGAGGCGCAGGCAGCACAGCTGTGGCGCCTGCGCGAAGGCATCACCGAGGCGGTGGCGCGCTACACCCCGTACAAGAACGACGTGTCGGTGCGGATCTCGGCGATGCCGGCGTTCCTGGCACGGACCCAGGCGCTGCTCGGCGAGGCCTACCCGCAGTTCGAGGTGGTGTGGTTCGGCCACATCGGCGACGGCAACCTGCACATCAACGTGCTCAAGCCCGACGCCACCGCGCCGGCCGAGTTCATCGCCGCCTGCGAGCAGGTCACCAAGCTGCTGGCGCAGGTACTGGCCGAGCACGGCGGCAGCATCTCCGCCGAGCACGGCATCGGCCTGGTCAAGAAACCGTACCTGGACAGCACCCGCAGCGCCGAGGAGATCGCGCTGATGCGTGCGGTCAAGCGCGTGTTCGATCCGTCGGGCCTGCTCAATCCCGGCAAGCTGTTCGATCCCTGA
- a CDS encoding VOC family protein — MNPLDHLGLRCSDLDRSLAFYRAALAALDLGVVMQVSAEQSGGQRHVGFGRDGKPSFWIADGGRDAGDNGVHVAFVAASRAQVDAFHRAGLATGGRDHGAPGLRPHYHPDYYGAFLLDPDGHNIEAVCHHPAAA; from the coding sequence ATGAACCCGCTCGATCATCTCGGACTGCGCTGCAGCGACCTCGACCGCAGCCTGGCCTTCTACCGCGCCGCCCTGGCCGCGCTGGACCTGGGCGTGGTGATGCAGGTGAGCGCCGAACAGAGCGGCGGCCAGCGCCATGTCGGCTTCGGCCGCGACGGCAAGCCCAGCTTCTGGATCGCCGACGGCGGCCGCGACGCCGGCGACAACGGCGTGCACGTGGCCTTCGTCGCCGCCAGCCGCGCGCAGGTGGACGCGTTCCATCGCGCCGGCCTGGCGACCGGCGGCCGCGACCACGGCGCACCGGGCCTGCGCCCGCACTATCACCCCGACTACTACGGCGCGTTCCTGCTGGATCCGGACGGCCACAACATCGAAGCGGTCTGCCACCACCCGGCAGCGGCCTGA
- a CDS encoding NUDIX hydrolase encodes MPESPLRQQLQAHARRCPDQAEVAAQFLALLDDAADPFVRARLDGHFTGSAWLVSADGTRTLLTHHRKLQRWLQLGGHADGDRDLARVALKEAEEESGLAGLGLDDGAIFDLDRHWIPERGEVPGHWHYDARYVVRAGADEAFAVSEESLALAWRPIAELVDEADLDPSLRRMAQKWLQRTA; translated from the coding sequence ATGCCGGAGTCGCCCCTACGCCAGCAGTTGCAGGCCCATGCCCGGCGGTGTCCGGACCAGGCCGAGGTCGCCGCGCAGTTCCTGGCCTTGCTGGACGATGCCGCCGATCCGTTCGTGCGCGCGCGCCTGGACGGCCATTTCACCGGCTCGGCCTGGCTGGTCAGCGCCGACGGCACGCGCACCCTGCTGACCCATCACCGCAAGCTGCAGCGCTGGCTGCAACTGGGCGGCCACGCCGACGGCGACCGCGATCTGGCGCGGGTGGCGTTGAAGGAGGCCGAGGAGGAGTCGGGGCTGGCTGGCCTGGGATTGGACGATGGCGCGATCTTCGACCTAGACCGGCACTGGATTCCTGAGCGGGGCGAGGTGCCGGGACACTGGCACTACGATGCGCGGTATGTGGTCCGCGCCGGCGCGGACGAGGCCTTTGCGGTCAGCGAAGAATCGCTGGCGTTGGCTTGGCGTCCGATTGCGGAACTGGTGGATGAAGCGGATCTGGATCCGTCGCTGCGGCGCATGGCGCAAAAGTGGCTGCAGCGAACTGCTTAG
- a CDS encoding DUF4105 domain-containing protein: MLAAAQARLPPAWAAALPTGLPLQWRDDLPAQVHGRAQARRLLLNKRLLRDWVAAGADTDPAADPARRLALAAVLHELAHFYDRSTAGRLSSDPRLLDLAGWQVSPMRLGLRRGHNRFTERSPDRYELQSPAEFVAVNLEHFLLDPDYACRRPALAAYFAERLAWTPPARDCAPGLAFVQDPLAEQAALLQIDPARVYAVDYLLAEGNAQPMSHWGHSMLRLVICAPGRPLGPACRLDLAEHRVLSFRAFVDDVQISSLRGLTGSYPSRLFVLPLRQVVDDYTQVQLRGLQSLPLRLSHEEIAALLERAAQLHWSYDGRYYFLSNNCAVETYALLHDGVPRLAAAHLSGISPTGLRRRLVGAGIADASVLDDADGAVREGYYFPAASAHFAEMFAVARSSLALPARTADAWLDLPAAQRAPWLQRGDLRTSAALLVLENAARRRAEQRGRDALKRRYLDKQLPSAVAAAGEGKAAADTRDAASAVRAVLAEQGLLNQPASLLQGQPGYGLPQAQERAWLQVQGQARIAALREDGAALQARLRGLLPAPLQADLVQIDANLATLGERLRTLNREGGGLQLDSPSLLRQRGGQP, encoded by the coding sequence GTGCTGGCCGCGGCGCAGGCGCGGCTGCCTCCGGCCTGGGCCGCGGCGCTGCCGACAGGGCTGCCGCTGCAATGGCGCGACGACCTCCCCGCACAGGTGCACGGGCGCGCGCAGGCCAGGCGCCTGCTGTTGAACAAGCGCTTGCTGCGCGACTGGGTGGCGGCAGGGGCCGACACCGATCCGGCCGCCGACCCGGCGCGGCGGCTGGCCCTGGCCGCGGTGCTGCACGAACTGGCGCATTTCTATGATCGTTCCACGGCAGGGCGGCTGTCGTCCGATCCGCGGCTGCTGGATCTGGCCGGTTGGCAGGTCAGCCCGATGCGCCTGGGCCTGCGCCGCGGCCACAACCGGTTCACCGAGCGCAGCCCGGACCGCTACGAATTGCAGTCGCCGGCCGAGTTCGTGGCGGTGAATCTCGAACATTTCCTGCTCGATCCGGACTATGCCTGCCGCCGCCCGGCGCTGGCCGCGTATTTCGCCGAGCGCCTGGCGTGGACGCCACCGGCCCGCGACTGCGCGCCGGGCCTGGCGTTCGTGCAGGATCCGCTGGCCGAGCAGGCGGCGCTGCTGCAGATCGACCCGGCGCGGGTCTACGCGGTGGACTACCTGTTGGCCGAAGGCAACGCGCAGCCGATGAGCCACTGGGGCCACAGCATGCTGCGCCTGGTGATCTGCGCGCCGGGGCGGCCGCTGGGGCCGGCATGCCGGCTGGACCTGGCCGAGCATCGGGTCTTGTCGTTCCGCGCCTTCGTCGACGACGTGCAGATCTCCAGCCTGCGCGGGCTGACCGGCTCCTACCCGTCGCGGCTGTTCGTGCTGCCGCTGCGCCAGGTGGTGGACGACTACACCCAGGTGCAACTGCGCGGCCTGCAGTCGCTGCCGCTGCGGCTCTCGCACGAGGAGATCGCCGCGCTGCTGGAGCGCGCCGCGCAACTGCACTGGAGCTACGACGGCCGCTATTACTTCCTCAGCAACAACTGCGCGGTGGAGACCTACGCCTTGCTGCACGACGGCGTGCCGCGGCTGGCGGCCGCGCACCTGTCCGGCATCAGCCCGACGGGATTGCGGCGGCGCCTGGTAGGGGCCGGCATCGCCGATGCGTCGGTGCTCGACGATGCCGATGGGGCGGTGCGGGAGGGCTATTACTTCCCTGCGGCGAGCGCGCACTTCGCGGAGATGTTCGCGGTGGCGCGGAGCTCGTTGGCGCTGCCGGCGCGCACTGCCGACGCGTGGCTGGACCTGCCGGCGGCGCAGCGCGCGCCGTGGCTGCAGCGCGGCGACCTGCGCACCAGTGCGGCCTTGCTGGTGCTGGAGAACGCCGCGCGCCGCCGCGCCGAACAGCGCGGCCGCGATGCATTGAAGCGGCGCTATCTGGACAAGCAGCTGCCGTCCGCGGTGGCCGCTGCGGGCGAGGGCAAGGCGGCTGCCGACACCCGCGACGCCGCCAGCGCGGTGCGCGCCGTCCTGGCCGAGCAAGGGCTGCTGAACCAGCCGGCGAGCCTGCTGCAGGGGCAGCCGGGCTATGGCCTGCCGCAGGCGCAGGAACGCGCCTGGCTGCAGGTTCAGGGACAAGCGCGAATCGCGGCGCTGCGCGAGGACGGTGCCGCGCTGCAGGCGCGCCTGCGCGGGTTGCTGCCGGCGCCGCTGCAGGCGGACCTGGTGCAGATCGACGCCAACCTGGCGACGCTGGGCGAACGCCTGCGCACGCTCAATCGCGAAGGTGGCGGGCTGCAGTTGGATTCGCCGTCGCTGTTGCGGCAGCGTGGTGGGCAGCCGTAG
- the yeiP gene encoding elongation factor P-like protein YeiP has product MKANEIKKGNVVEYNNGVYQIRDIERSSPQGRGGNVRFRFVMYSVPGGNKLDASFDGDDDLREVELMRRQATFSYKDGEAFVFLDDEDYTPYTLDADAIGTDAGYITDGLSGIYVQVIDDQPVAIQLPQSVTLEVIETPPELKGGTATKRPKPAKLNTGIEIMVPEYIGNGERVLVNTTTGEFAGRAD; this is encoded by the coding sequence ATGAAAGCCAACGAAATCAAGAAAGGCAACGTCGTCGAGTACAACAACGGCGTGTACCAGATCCGCGACATCGAGCGCAGCTCGCCGCAGGGCCGCGGCGGCAACGTGCGCTTCCGCTTCGTGATGTACAGCGTGCCGGGCGGCAACAAGCTCGATGCCAGCTTCGACGGCGACGACGACCTGCGCGAGGTCGAGCTGATGCGCCGCCAGGCCACCTTCTCCTACAAGGACGGCGAGGCCTTCGTGTTTCTCGACGACGAGGACTACACGCCCTACACACTGGACGCCGATGCGATCGGCACCGACGCCGGCTACATCACCGACGGCCTCAGCGGCATCTACGTGCAGGTCATCGACGACCAGCCGGTGGCGATCCAACTGCCGCAGAGCGTGACCCTGGAAGTGATCGAGACCCCGCCGGAACTCAAGGGCGGCACCGCCACCAAGCGCCCGAAGCCGGCCAAGCTCAATACCGGCATCGAGATCATGGTGCCGGAGTACATCGGCAACGGCGAGCGCGTGCTGGTCAATACCACCACCGGCGAATTCGCCGGCCGCGCCGACTGA
- a CDS encoding transposase yields the protein MRRYIGIDVSKAELVIHVLPDEQTWTQPNTPQGQRALAQRLAELGCERIVLEASGGYEHAVLQVLREANLPAVRMAADRPRKLAQALGLHAKTDVLDARLLAIAAQHIPTTLTPVVPEHQQSLRELLDLRATLVGQRDVHRRRLEHITSAKVQHRCREVIALLNQQIQTLTQEIEQQGKTCSSLPKVPGLGTILRAVLAARLPELGTLPPRKLAALVGLAPFNHDSGCWKGQRRIKGGRADVRRVLYMATWASIRAKSPLANTYARLRAAGKPAKVAIVACMHKFLRWLNAIVRDHAPYAPPVIAGA from the coding sequence ATGCGACGCTATATCGGGATCGATGTATCCAAGGCCGAACTGGTCATTCATGTACTGCCGGACGAGCAGACCTGGACCCAACCCAATACGCCACAGGGGCAGCGTGCGCTGGCCCAACGCCTGGCCGAGTTGGGCTGCGAGCGGATCGTGCTGGAAGCCAGTGGCGGCTACGAACATGCCGTGCTGCAGGTGCTCCGAGAGGCGAACCTGCCGGCAGTGCGGATGGCCGCCGATCGTCCGCGCAAACTAGCCCAGGCCTTGGGCCTGCATGCCAAGACCGATGTCCTGGACGCGCGCCTGCTGGCCATCGCCGCCCAGCACATCCCGACCACCCTCACGCCCGTGGTGCCTGAGCACCAGCAATCTCTTCGCGAACTGCTGGACCTGCGTGCCACCCTGGTGGGCCAGCGCGATGTCCATCGGCGGCGCCTGGAGCACATCACCAGCGCCAAAGTGCAACACCGCTGCCGAGAGGTGATCGCCCTACTGAACCAGCAGATCCAGACGTTGACGCAGGAGATCGAGCAGCAGGGCAAGACCTGCTCGAGCCTACCCAAGGTGCCTGGGCTCGGCACGATCCTGCGCGCGGTTCTGGCCGCGCGGCTGCCAGAACTAGGCACGCTGCCGCCACGCAAGCTCGCTGCCCTGGTCGGGCTGGCCCCGTTCAATCACGACAGCGGCTGCTGGAAAGGCCAACGCCGCATCAAAGGCGGACGTGCCGACGTGCGGCGCGTGCTGTACATGGCCACCTGGGCCAGCATCCGTGCCAAATCCCCCTTGGCCAACACCTACGCGCGCCTGCGCGCAGCGGGCAAGCCGGCCAAGGTCGCCATCGTCGCCTGTATGCACAAGTTCCTGCGCTGGCTCAACGCCATCGTGCGCGATCACGCACCATATGCTCCTCCTGTCATCGCAGGTGCATGA
- a CDS encoding SDR family oxidoreductase: protein MQLADLKAVVTGGVSGLGLAVAQRIVAEGGKVALFDLNDDKGAAAVAALGAERACYLRTDVSDEAQVAAQLAAARDFLGGLNAAVNCAGILGAGRVLGKEAPMPLAAFQGTVMVNLVGSFNVAKAAADLMQHNAPGEDGERGVIVNTASVAAYEGQIGQAAYAASKGGVVAMTLPMARELARFGIRVNTIAPGIFWTPMVDGMPEAVQQSLAASIPYPSRLGRPDEFADTVMFLLRNRYLNGETIRLDGAVRLAPK from the coding sequence ATGCAGCTTGCCGATCTCAAAGCGGTGGTCACCGGCGGCGTGTCCGGCCTCGGCCTGGCGGTGGCGCAGCGCATCGTCGCCGAAGGCGGCAAGGTGGCGCTGTTCGATCTGAACGACGACAAGGGCGCGGCCGCGGTCGCCGCGCTGGGCGCGGAGCGGGCCTGCTACCTGCGCACCGACGTCAGCGACGAGGCCCAGGTGGCGGCGCAGCTGGCGGCGGCACGCGATTTCCTCGGCGGACTCAATGCCGCGGTCAACTGCGCCGGCATCCTCGGCGCCGGTCGCGTGCTCGGCAAGGAAGCGCCGATGCCGCTGGCCGCCTTCCAGGGCACGGTGATGGTCAACCTGGTCGGCAGCTTCAACGTCGCCAAGGCTGCCGCCGACCTGATGCAGCACAACGCCCCGGGCGAGGACGGCGAGCGCGGCGTGATCGTCAACACCGCCAGCGTGGCCGCCTACGAGGGCCAGATCGGCCAGGCCGCCTACGCCGCGTCCAAGGGCGGCGTGGTGGCGATGACCCTGCCGATGGCGCGCGAACTGGCGCGCTTCGGCATCCGCGTCAACACCATCGCCCCGGGCATCTTCTGGACGCCGATGGTCGACGGCATGCCCGAGGCCGTGCAACAGTCGCTGGCCGCGTCGATCCCGTATCCTTCGCGTCTCGGCCGTCCGGACGAATTCGCCGACACGGTGATGTTCCTGCTGCGCAACCGCTACCTCAACGGCGAAACCATTCGCCTCGATGGCGCGGTGCGGTTGGCGCCGAAGTAG
- a CDS encoding hydroxymethylglutaryl-CoA lyase, whose protein sequence is MSDHVRIVEVGPRDGLQNEKAWVATADKIELIARLGRTGLRSIEATSFVSPKWVPQLADAAEVYAGIAQMPGVDYPVLVPNLQGYERAAAVGVREVAVFTAASETFNRTNTNAGIDESLARFAPVLERAAADGVKVRGYVSTVLGCPYQGEVPLDDVVRVAQRLHAMGCYEISLGDTIGVGTQGKARAMLRAVAAAVPMDALAVHFHDTYGQALANIAACLEEGVRVVDAAVSGAGGCPYAKGASGNVASEDVVYLLHGNGVDTGIDLPALAATGRWLAQKLGRPTGSKVGQALAAEA, encoded by the coding sequence ATGAGCGACCACGTCCGCATCGTCGAAGTCGGCCCGCGCGACGGCCTGCAGAACGAGAAGGCCTGGGTCGCCACCGCCGACAAGATCGAGCTGATCGCGCGGCTGGGCCGCACCGGCCTGCGCAGCATCGAGGCGACCAGCTTCGTCAGCCCCAAATGGGTGCCACAGCTGGCTGATGCAGCCGAGGTCTACGCCGGCATCGCGCAGATGCCGGGGGTGGACTATCCGGTGCTGGTGCCGAACCTGCAGGGCTACGAACGTGCCGCCGCGGTCGGCGTGCGCGAGGTGGCGGTGTTCACCGCCGCCTCGGAGACCTTCAATCGCACCAATACCAATGCGGGCATCGACGAATCGCTGGCGCGCTTCGCGCCGGTGCTGGAGCGCGCGGCCGCGGACGGGGTTAAGGTGCGCGGCTACGTGTCCACCGTGCTCGGCTGCCCGTACCAGGGCGAGGTCCCCCTGGACGACGTGGTGCGGGTGGCGCAGCGGCTGCACGCGATGGGCTGCTACGAGATCTCGCTGGGCGACACCATCGGCGTGGGCACGCAGGGCAAGGCGCGGGCGATGCTGCGCGCGGTCGCCGCCGCTGTGCCGATGGACGCATTGGCGGTGCATTTCCACGATACCTACGGCCAGGCCCTGGCCAACATCGCCGCCTGCCTGGAAGAAGGCGTGCGCGTGGTCGATGCCGCCGTGTCCGGCGCCGGCGGCTGTCCCTACGCCAAGGGCGCCAGCGGCAACGTGGCCAGCGAGGACGTGGTCTACCTGCTGCACGGCAATGGTGTGGACACCGGCATCGACCTGCCGGCACTGGCCGCGACCGGCCGCTGGCTGGCGCAGAAACTCGGCCGGCCCACCGGCAGCAAGGTCGGCCAGGCGCTGGCCGCCGAGGCCTGA
- a CDS encoding DUF2388 domain-containing protein produces MTRVTARCALLFALILPAFAQASSFAGSSAGSASAGSAGSSASSDSSSNNDKVVLQARDDAAGFVASAGRIRGVQLEAALRVLRERNPQAQQASDLELAQAILAL; encoded by the coding sequence ATGACCCGAGTGACCGCGCGCTGCGCCCTGCTGTTCGCCCTGATCCTGCCCGCGTTCGCGCAGGCGTCCAGCTTCGCCGGCAGCTCCGCCGGTTCGGCCTCGGCCGGTTCGGCCGGTAGTTCGGCGTCCTCGGACAGCAGTTCCAACAACGACAAGGTGGTGCTGCAGGCGCGCGACGATGCGGCCGGCTTCGTCGCCAGCGCCGGGCGCATCCGCGGCGTGCAACTGGAAGCGGCGCTGCGCGTGCTGCGCGAGCGCAACCCGCAGGCGCAGCAGGCCAGCGACCTGGAACTGGCGCAGGCGATCCTGGCGCTGTGA
- a CDS encoding amino acid permease, translating into MLKSLLRVKPIEPAGHVDAGEPFEGSLEGEATLKRTLTARHLILLGIGAVIGAGIFVLTGQAAANHAGPAVMLSFVFAGLACAFAGLCYAEFAAMLPVSGSAYSYSYATLGEGVAWFIGWCLVLEYLFAGSSVAVGWSAYLISFVTGTLGLPFPAELASAPLTWTGHAFVASGNLVNLPAVLIVAAVSTLCYIGVTQSAFVNAIVVAIKVLVICLFVGVGLFYINPDNWHPFIPENTGPGEFGWSGIFRAASIVFFSYIGFDAVSTSAGETKDPQKNMPIGILVSLAICTIIYIIVCAVLTGLLPYTQLGTAKPVATALEHYPQLAWLKTFVEIGAIAGLSSVVLVMLMAQPRIFYTMARDGLLPKLFGKVHRRFHTPYVGTVVVGVLAALLAGLIPLDVLGELVSMGTLLAFATVCVGVMVLRFTRPDLPRPFRVPLFWAVCPLGALFCVGLFFQAFQEHWKVFVGWTLIGLCIYFFYGIRNSRLAAKA; encoded by the coding sequence ATGCTCAAGTCTCTGCTGAGGGTCAAGCCGATCGAACCGGCCGGTCACGTCGATGCCGGCGAACCGTTCGAAGGCAGTCTGGAGGGGGAAGCCACCCTCAAACGCACCCTCACCGCCAGACACCTGATCCTGCTCGGCATCGGCGCGGTGATCGGCGCCGGCATCTTCGTGCTCACCGGCCAGGCCGCGGCCAATCACGCCGGCCCGGCGGTGATGCTCTCGTTCGTGTTCGCCGGCCTTGCCTGCGCCTTCGCCGGCCTGTGCTACGCCGAGTTCGCGGCGATGCTGCCGGTCTCCGGCAGCGCCTACTCGTACTCCTACGCCACGCTCGGCGAAGGCGTGGCCTGGTTCATCGGCTGGTGCCTGGTGCTGGAATACCTGTTCGCCGGCTCCAGCGTCGCGGTCGGCTGGTCGGCCTACCTGATCAGCTTCGTCACCGGCACCCTCGGCCTGCCCTTCCCGGCGGAACTGGCCAGCGCGCCGCTGACCTGGACCGGCCACGCGTTCGTGGCCTCGGGCAACCTCGTCAACCTGCCGGCGGTGCTGATCGTGGCCGCGGTCAGCACGCTGTGCTACATCGGCGTCACCCAGTCGGCCTTCGTCAACGCCATCGTGGTGGCGATCAAGGTGCTGGTGATCTGCCTGTTCGTCGGCGTCGGCCTCTTCTACATCAACCCGGACAACTGGCACCCGTTCATCCCCGAGAACACCGGCCCGGGCGAGTTCGGCTGGAGCGGCATCTTCCGTGCGGCCTCCATCGTGTTCTTCTCCTACATCGGCTTCGATGCGGTCTCCACCTCGGCCGGCGAGACCAAGGACCCGCAGAAGAACATGCCGATCGGCATTCTGGTGTCGCTGGCCATCTGCACCATCATCTACATCATCGTCTGCGCGGTGCTGACCGGCCTGCTGCCCTACACCCAGCTCGGCACCGCCAAGCCGGTGGCCACCGCGCTGGAGCACTACCCGCAGCTGGCCTGGCTGAAGACCTTCGTCGAGATCGGCGCCATCGCCGGCCTGTCCTCGGTGGTGCTGGTGATGCTGATGGCGCAGCCGCGCATCTTCTACACCATGGCCCGCGACGGCCTGCTGCCGAAGCTGTTCGGTAAGGTCCATCGCCGCTTCCACACGCCCTACGTCGGCACGGTGGTGGTCGGCGTGCTCGCTGCGCTGCTGGCCGGGCTGATTCCGCTGGACGTGCTGGGCGAACTGGTGTCGATGGGCACTCTGCTGGCCTTCGCCACTGTTTGCGTCGGCGTGATGGTGCTGCGCTTCACCCGTCCCGACCTGCCGCGTCCGTTCCGGGTACCGCTGTTCTGGGCGGTGTGCCCGCTGGGCGCGCTGTTCTGCGTGGGCCTGTTCTTCCAGGCGTTCCAGGAGCATTGGAAAGTGTTCGTCGGCTGGACCCTGATCGGCCTGTGCATCTACTTCTTCTACGGCATCCGCAACAGCCGCCTGGCCGCGAAGGCCTGA